Proteins found in one Arthrobacter pascens genomic segment:
- a CDS encoding DUF2867 domain-containing protein, which translates to MHPEPQNPSARLPRGTHEGKSPVFRSLALESIPVPEYADVIVLPVLPAGQQECPVDPTVWAETIFSLKSMPGWVTALLGLRQAVVGLVGIHRAPAGVFAVSKVRGEEALISADDTHLDFRCGVAYDAGARLLRVTTTVRLKGWRGRLYFGPVRLLHPLVVHAMMARAIRRLTAGA; encoded by the coding sequence ATGCATCCGGAACCGCAAAACCCGTCAGCACGCCTGCCCCGGGGCACCCACGAAGGGAAGTCCCCGGTCTTCCGGTCGCTGGCGCTCGAGTCCATTCCGGTGCCGGAGTACGCCGATGTGATTGTCCTCCCAGTCCTCCCTGCCGGACAGCAGGAATGCCCGGTGGACCCAACGGTCTGGGCCGAAACGATTTTCTCACTGAAGTCCATGCCGGGCTGGGTGACGGCCCTGCTGGGGTTGCGGCAGGCAGTTGTCGGGCTGGTCGGCATTCACAGGGCTCCTGCCGGTGTCTTCGCCGTCTCGAAAGTCCGCGGCGAGGAAGCCCTGATCAGCGCCGACGATACGCACCTGGATTTCCGCTGCGGAGTGGCGTACGACGCCGGTGCCCGGCTCCTCCGGGTCACCACCACCGTACGGCTGAAGGGCTGGAGGGGGCGGCTGTATTTCGGTCCCGTCCGGCTGCTGCACCCGCTGGTGGTGCACGCCATGATGGCACGCGCCATCCGCCGCCTGACGGCTGGCGCCTAA
- the recN gene encoding DNA repair protein RecN yields the protein MLEELRIRDLGVIADATLPLGAGLSVVTGETGAGKTMVVTAVGLLLGARSDAGAVRTGAKSATAEAVLKLESGHPAVARALDAGADVEEFDGGAELILARRLGADGRSRAFLGGRAAPVGVLAEIGETLVVVHGQSDQIRLKGAIAQRGALDKFAGDALTAPLGTYQALYSHWKSIQAELDTLRNAARDRLREAESLEIALAEIDGVDPQPGEDESLKAEAVKLANVEELRIAANTAHQALIAEDFADEGDATTLVDVAKRTLEHVAEHDAELGAAAARLAEVGFLLNDVATELASYQAGLDSEGPERLAEIEDRRAALAKLVRKYAPSIDEVLVWAENARVRFDELQDDSTRIEALDAEVARTEAELMKQAATISKIRGKAAKDLSARVSAELKALAMADATLVITLEAGAQLMPHGADEISFLLQPHAGAPARPLGKGASGGELSRVMLAIEVVLAAVDPVPTFVFDEVDAGVGGRAAVEIGRRLAMLAQHVQVLVVTHLPQVAAFADQHITVTKTSVRGTDGGTATGFTSSDVRLLDGPERVRELARMLAGQEDSESAQAHAQELLDDAKLLPQRA from the coding sequence ATGCTTGAAGAACTGAGAATCCGCGATCTGGGTGTCATCGCTGACGCCACTCTGCCGCTGGGCGCCGGGCTTAGCGTGGTGACCGGCGAAACCGGCGCAGGAAAAACGATGGTGGTCACCGCCGTCGGACTCCTGCTCGGCGCCAGGTCCGACGCCGGCGCGGTCCGGACTGGCGCCAAGAGCGCCACGGCGGAGGCTGTCCTCAAACTGGAATCCGGCCATCCGGCTGTTGCGCGTGCGCTGGATGCCGGCGCTGATGTGGAGGAGTTCGACGGCGGCGCTGAACTTATCCTCGCCCGGCGCCTGGGCGCGGACGGCCGCAGCCGTGCGTTCCTTGGGGGGCGCGCCGCTCCCGTGGGTGTCCTTGCGGAGATCGGCGAAACCCTTGTGGTGGTCCATGGCCAGTCGGACCAGATCCGGCTGAAGGGTGCCATCGCCCAGCGGGGTGCCCTGGACAAGTTTGCCGGTGACGCCCTCACTGCTCCTCTGGGCACCTACCAGGCCCTGTACAGCCATTGGAAGTCAATCCAAGCCGAGCTGGACACCCTGCGCAATGCCGCCCGCGACAGGCTCCGTGAAGCAGAGTCGCTGGAGATCGCACTGGCAGAGATCGATGGGGTGGATCCGCAGCCGGGGGAGGACGAGTCACTCAAGGCCGAGGCCGTGAAACTGGCCAACGTGGAAGAACTGAGGATTGCGGCAAACACCGCGCACCAGGCGCTCATCGCCGAGGATTTCGCTGACGAGGGGGACGCCACCACGCTGGTGGACGTGGCCAAACGGACCCTGGAGCATGTGGCGGAGCACGACGCCGAACTCGGAGCGGCAGCCGCCCGCTTGGCGGAGGTGGGCTTCCTGCTGAACGATGTCGCCACGGAACTGGCGAGCTACCAGGCGGGGCTGGATTCAGAGGGGCCGGAGAGGCTCGCTGAGATCGAGGACCGGCGGGCTGCCTTGGCCAAGCTGGTCCGCAAATATGCCCCCAGCATCGACGAGGTCCTGGTCTGGGCAGAGAACGCGCGCGTCCGGTTCGATGAACTGCAGGACGACTCCACCCGGATCGAGGCGCTGGACGCGGAAGTTGCCCGGACCGAGGCCGAGCTGATGAAACAGGCCGCCACCATCAGCAAGATCAGGGGCAAGGCCGCCAAGGACCTGTCGGCGCGCGTCAGCGCGGAGCTGAAGGCCCTGGCCATGGCGGACGCCACCCTGGTGATCACCTTGGAGGCGGGCGCCCAGCTCATGCCGCATGGCGCGGACGAGATCTCTTTCCTGCTCCAGCCGCACGCCGGCGCTCCGGCCCGTCCGCTGGGCAAAGGCGCCTCAGGCGGTGAACTGTCCCGTGTGATGCTGGCCATCGAAGTGGTGCTCGCCGCAGTGGATCCGGTGCCCACCTTTGTGTTCGACGAAGTGGACGCCGGCGTGGGCGGCCGGGCCGCCGTCGAGATCGGCCGCCGGCTGGCCATGCTGGCGCAGCACGTGCAGGTCCTGGTGGTCACCCACCTTCCGCAGGTGGCCGCCTTCGCGGACCAGCACATCACGGTCACCAAAACATCGGTCAGGGGGACTGACGGCGGGACCGCCACCGGATTCACCTCCAGCGACGTGCGGCTCCTCGACGGCCCCGAGAGGGTCCGGGAACTCGCCCGGATGCTGGCCGGCCAGGAGGATTCCGAATCGGCGCAGGCCCATGCGCAGGAACTGCTCGACGACGCAAAGCTGCTGCCGCAGAGGGCCTGA
- a CDS encoding NAD kinase: MSRRVLVLAHTGREESLKAAWEACAQLQASGIVPVMQESEHGDMERFFGHLAQPVEILHDHVQLPDVELVMVLGGDGTILRAAELVRDVDVPLLGVNLGHVGFLAESERADLAQTVEWIARRDYTVEERMTIDVQVWVRGQKIWHTWALNEAAIEKGNRERMLEVVTEVDERPLTSFGCDGVVLATPTGSTAYAFSAGGPVVWPEVEALVIVPISAHALFAKPLVVSPRSRLAVEVLNRTDAQGVLWCDGRRSVDLPPGSRVEVTKSATPVRLARTHQTPFSARLVRKFELPIHGWRGPVPQAEAIHTGPIPIVRTPRPMPPLQVSHGDRPDEESDPSTAK; the protein is encoded by the coding sequence ATGAGCAGGCGAGTATTGGTCCTTGCCCACACTGGCCGCGAGGAGTCACTGAAGGCCGCCTGGGAAGCCTGTGCCCAGCTGCAAGCCTCGGGAATTGTGCCGGTGATGCAGGAGTCCGAACACGGTGACATGGAACGCTTCTTCGGACACCTGGCCCAGCCCGTGGAAATCCTGCACGATCATGTGCAGTTGCCTGACGTTGAACTGGTCATGGTCCTGGGCGGCGACGGCACCATCCTGCGTGCGGCAGAGCTGGTGCGGGATGTGGACGTGCCCCTGTTGGGCGTCAACCTCGGCCATGTGGGCTTCCTCGCCGAGAGCGAGCGGGCCGACCTTGCGCAGACCGTCGAATGGATTGCACGCCGCGACTACACGGTGGAAGAACGCATGACCATCGACGTCCAGGTCTGGGTCCGGGGCCAGAAGATCTGGCACACCTGGGCCCTGAACGAGGCTGCGATCGAAAAAGGCAACCGCGAACGGATGCTCGAGGTTGTCACGGAAGTGGATGAGCGCCCGCTGACCTCGTTTGGCTGTGACGGCGTGGTGCTTGCGACCCCCACCGGCTCCACTGCCTATGCATTCTCGGCGGGCGGGCCGGTGGTCTGGCCTGAGGTCGAAGCACTGGTTATCGTCCCCATCAGCGCCCACGCGCTCTTCGCCAAACCCCTGGTGGTGTCCCCGCGGTCGCGGCTGGCCGTGGAGGTCCTCAACCGGACCGATGCCCAGGGTGTGCTGTGGTGCGACGGCCGGCGCTCGGTGGACCTGCCGCCGGGCTCCCGCGTGGAAGTGACAAAGTCCGCCACACCGGTCCGTTTGGCACGAACCCACCAGACGCCCTTTTCCGCCAGGTTGGTCCGCAAGTTCGAGCTCCCCATCCACGGTTGGCGGGGCCCCGTTCCCCAGGCGGAAGCGATCCACACAGGGCCCATCCCGATCGTCAGGACGCCCCGGCCCATGCCGCCTCTCCAGGTCTCCCACGGGGACAGGCCTGATGAAGAATCCGATCCGTCAACCGCAAAGTGA
- a CDS encoding TlyA family RNA methyltransferase yields MARLDQALVARGLARSRTHAAALIAEGRVSSAGQLLSKASLQVPDGRELAVQQSEQDSYVSRAGHKLAGALDAFPAITVEGKRCLDAGASTGGFTEVLLRRGAAHVVAVDVGHGQLVPQLRSEPRVAVHEGLNVRYMSPEDIGGQATLTVADLSFISLTLVVLPLALCTEPGGDLVLMVKPQFEIGKDRLGRTGVVNSERERRMAVEKVANAALDAGLDLCGLAASPLPGQDGNVEYFLWIKRRITQDLPKIEERDAAIAGLLGRIWPNH; encoded by the coding sequence ATGGCACGACTCGACCAGGCACTCGTTGCCCGCGGTCTGGCAAGGTCGCGCACCCATGCCGCCGCGCTGATCGCCGAAGGCCGGGTGAGCTCCGCTGGGCAGCTGCTGTCCAAGGCGTCGCTCCAGGTACCGGATGGCAGGGAACTGGCGGTGCAGCAAAGCGAGCAGGACAGCTACGTGAGCCGGGCCGGCCACAAACTTGCCGGCGCGCTGGACGCCTTTCCCGCGATCACGGTTGAGGGCAAGAGGTGCCTTGACGCCGGAGCGTCCACCGGCGGCTTCACCGAGGTGCTCCTGAGGCGCGGCGCGGCACACGTGGTGGCTGTCGACGTCGGGCACGGACAACTGGTGCCCCAGCTCAGAAGCGAACCCCGCGTGGCAGTACACGAGGGACTCAACGTACGCTACATGTCCCCGGAAGACATCGGCGGACAGGCAACGCTGACCGTCGCCGATCTCTCCTTCATTTCGCTGACACTGGTGGTCCTGCCGCTGGCCCTGTGCACCGAGCCGGGTGGGGACCTGGTGCTGATGGTGAAGCCCCAGTTCGAGATCGGTAAGGACCGCCTCGGCCGCACCGGGGTGGTGAATTCGGAGCGCGAACGCCGGATGGCGGTGGAGAAAGTCGCCAATGCGGCCCTCGACGCCGGACTCGACTTATGCGGCCTGGCGGCGAGTCCGTTGCCGGGCCAGGACGGAAACGTCGAATACTTCCTGTGGATAAAGCGCAGGATCACCCAAGACTTGCCTAAGATCGAAGAGCGAGACGCAGCCATTGCTGGGTTGCTTGGACGTATCTGGCCGAACCACTAG
- a CDS encoding HAD-IIA family hydrolase, which produces MAAVPLISLFDALLADLDGVVYAGPHAIPGAVDSLQQLAGLGVGLGYVTNNASRTPAQVAAHLRELGAPAEDRQVVSSSQAAAELLASLLPPGSRVMITGSPALAQEIELVGLTPVRSQDEDPVAVVQGFNPGIGWKDLAEASYVVAAGALWVATNTDMSIPQARGIAPGNGTLVAAVAAATGRTPRVAGKPEAPLFHAAAKRLAAERPLVVGDRLDTDILGGNNAGFATVAVLTGVDTRETILAARTAERPNYVIGSLTDLHRPYPAVDHTDGVYRCGAASAVVSGDTVSVHGHVDDLDSWRAAFAAWWAATPETAEARAPRLEWLGH; this is translated from the coding sequence ATGGCTGCCGTTCCTCTGATTTCGCTGTTTGACGCCCTGCTGGCGGACCTGGACGGGGTGGTCTATGCCGGCCCGCACGCAATTCCTGGGGCCGTGGATTCCCTTCAGCAACTGGCTGGGCTGGGCGTGGGCCTGGGATATGTCACCAACAATGCCTCCCGTACTCCGGCGCAGGTTGCTGCCCATCTCCGGGAGCTGGGCGCACCAGCCGAAGACCGTCAGGTGGTCAGTTCGTCGCAGGCCGCGGCGGAGTTGCTCGCTTCGCTGCTGCCCCCCGGCTCCCGTGTCATGATCACTGGCAGCCCGGCACTGGCCCAGGAGATTGAACTGGTGGGCCTTACTCCGGTCCGAAGCCAGGACGAGGATCCGGTGGCTGTGGTCCAGGGTTTCAATCCGGGTATCGGCTGGAAGGACCTTGCCGAGGCCTCCTACGTTGTTGCGGCCGGAGCACTCTGGGTGGCCACGAATACGGACATGTCCATTCCGCAGGCACGCGGCATCGCTCCCGGTAACGGCACCCTGGTGGCCGCCGTCGCGGCAGCCACCGGCCGGACACCGCGGGTTGCCGGAAAGCCTGAGGCTCCGCTGTTCCATGCTGCCGCCAAGCGCCTTGCCGCCGAGCGCCCACTGGTGGTGGGCGATCGGCTGGACACCGACATCCTGGGCGGCAACAACGCCGGCTTCGCGACAGTGGCTGTCTTGACCGGCGTCGACACGAGGGAAACCATCCTGGCCGCGCGCACGGCCGAACGGCCCAACTATGTGATTGGCTCGCTCACCGACCTTCACCGCCCGTACCCTGCAGTTGACCATACCGACGGCGTCTACCGCTGCGGCGCCGCCAGCGCCGTGGTCAGTGGGGATACCGTCAGCGTCCATGGCCACGTGGACGACCTGGACTCCTGGCGGGCCGCGTTCGCCGCCTGGTGGGCGGCCACCCCGGAAACCGCAGAGGCCCGTGCGCCGAGGCTCGAGTGGCTGGGTCATTAG
- a CDS encoding IS256 family transposase gives MIDPVTGEIIDQKELAERLLAQAKEQGVSLVGPGGLLNQLTRNVLETALEAELTEHLGHEHGQRPIAANMRNGTRSKTVLTEIGPVEIEVPRDRDGSFEPVIVPKRKRRLDGIDQIVLSLSARGLTTGEIAAHFEEVYGAKVSKDTISRITEKVAGELAQWSARPLDPIYPVLFVDAVVVKVRDGQVRNTPFYVVMGVTTSGEREILGIWAGDGGEGARFWLQVFSELKNRGVEDVLIAVFDGLKGLPEAITTTWERTVVQQCVVHLIRNSFRYAGRQHRDGIVKALKPVYTAPSEQAAKDRFAEFTAEWGQRYPAIVRLWESSWAEFVPFLEYDVEIRRVICTTNAIESINARYRRAVRARGHFPNEAAALKCLYLVTRSLDPTGGGRARWVMRWKPALNAFAITFAGRFERTTH, from the coding sequence ATGATCGATCCTGTGACGGGAGAGATCATCGATCAGAAGGAGCTTGCGGAGCGGTTGCTCGCGCAGGCCAAGGAACAGGGTGTGAGCCTGGTAGGCCCGGGTGGGCTGCTGAACCAGCTCACGAGGAATGTGCTGGAGACCGCGCTGGAAGCGGAGCTGACCGAGCACCTCGGGCACGAGCATGGCCAGAGACCGATCGCAGCCAACATGCGCAACGGCACCAGGTCAAAGACCGTGCTGACCGAGATCGGCCCGGTCGAGATCGAGGTGCCCCGGGATCGGGACGGCTCGTTCGAGCCGGTGATCGTGCCCAAACGGAAACGGCGTCTGGACGGAATCGACCAGATCGTGCTCTCGCTGTCCGCCCGGGGGCTGACCACGGGGGAAATCGCCGCGCACTTCGAAGAGGTCTACGGGGCCAAGGTCTCCAAAGACACCATCAGCCGCATCACGGAGAAGGTCGCCGGGGAACTGGCCCAATGGTCGGCCCGGCCTTTGGATCCGATCTACCCGGTGCTCTTCGTTGACGCGGTCGTGGTCAAGGTCCGTGACGGGCAGGTGCGCAACACCCCGTTCTATGTCGTCATGGGGGTCACCACAAGTGGTGAGCGGGAGATCCTGGGCATCTGGGCAGGCGACGGCGGCGAGGGTGCACGGTTCTGGCTGCAGGTCTTCTCCGAGCTGAAGAACCGGGGCGTTGAAGATGTGTTGATCGCCGTCTTTGACGGGCTCAAAGGCCTGCCGGAGGCGATCACGACCACGTGGGAGCGAACGGTGGTGCAGCAGTGCGTCGTGCACCTGATACGCAACAGCTTCCGCTACGCCGGACGCCAGCACCGCGACGGCATCGTCAAGGCGCTCAAGCCCGTCTACACGGCCCCGTCAGAGCAGGCGGCGAAGGACCGGTTCGCCGAGTTCACGGCCGAATGGGGCCAGCGATATCCGGCAATCGTGCGGCTCTGGGAGTCCTCCTGGGCTGAGTTCGTGCCATTCCTGGAGTACGACGTGGAGATCCGCCGGGTGATCTGCACAACGAACGCGATCGAGTCGATCAACGCCCGCTACAGAAGGGCTGTGAGGGCCCGCGGGCACTTTCCGAACGAGGCCGCGGCCCTGAAATGCCTGTATCTGGTCACCAGATCTCTTGATCCAACCGGCGGCGGCCGGGCACGCTGGGTAATGAGGTGGAAGCCTGCGCTGAACGCGTTCGCGATTACCTTCGCCGGTCGGTTCGAAAGAACCACTCACTAA
- the tyrS gene encoding tyrosine--tRNA ligase — translation MSELNDLESQQNDPSFANVWQELKWRGLVHVSTDEAELEKLLAGEPVTYYCGFDPTAPSLHLGNLVQLLLMRRLQLAGHKPLGLVGGSTGLIGDPRPTAERTLNTKDTVTEWVGYLQAQVRRFLSFDGANAARMVNNLDWTAPLSAIDFLREIGKHYRVGTMLRKDAVASRLNSEEGISYTEFSYQILQGMDYLQLFRDYGCVLQTGGSDQWGNLTSGTELIRKVEGKTVHALGTPLITNSDGTKFGKSEGNAIWLDAGMCSPYAFYQFWLNTADADVVDRLKVFTFLNRAEIDVLAAAVAERPFAREGQRKLAFEVTSLVHGVEATEKVIAASAALFGNGDLSALDKQTLEAATSELPSARIQVDGLGIVDLLVASGLSESKSAARRTVGEGGAYVNNEKVSDPEAVISESELLHGQYLLLRRGKKNLATVEVLVP, via the coding sequence GTGTCAGAACTCAACGATCTCGAATCCCAGCAGAACGACCCCTCCTTTGCCAACGTCTGGCAGGAGCTCAAATGGCGCGGTCTGGTCCACGTCTCCACTGATGAAGCGGAACTGGAAAAGCTCCTCGCCGGTGAGCCGGTCACCTATTACTGCGGCTTCGACCCCACGGCGCCCAGCCTGCACCTGGGAAACCTCGTCCAGTTGCTGCTGATGCGGAGGCTGCAGCTGGCCGGACACAAGCCGCTGGGCCTCGTGGGCGGATCCACCGGCCTGATCGGTGACCCGCGCCCCACCGCCGAGCGCACCCTGAACACCAAGGACACGGTGACAGAGTGGGTGGGTTACCTGCAGGCGCAGGTCCGCCGGTTCCTGAGCTTCGACGGTGCCAACGCCGCACGCATGGTCAACAACCTCGACTGGACCGCCCCGTTGAGCGCCATTGACTTCCTGCGTGAGATCGGGAAGCACTACCGGGTGGGAACCATGCTCCGCAAGGACGCCGTTGCCTCCCGGCTCAACTCCGAGGAAGGCATCAGCTACACGGAGTTCAGCTACCAGATCCTGCAGGGCATGGACTACCTCCAGCTCTTCCGTGACTACGGCTGTGTCCTCCAGACCGGGGGCTCAGACCAGTGGGGAAACCTCACCAGCGGCACCGAACTGATCCGCAAGGTCGAGGGCAAGACTGTCCATGCCCTGGGCACTCCTTTGATCACGAACTCGGACGGCACCAAGTTCGGTAAGAGTGAAGGCAATGCCATCTGGCTTGATGCAGGGATGTGCAGCCCCTACGCCTTTTACCAGTTCTGGCTCAACACCGCCGACGCCGACGTTGTGGACCGACTCAAGGTCTTTACCTTCCTGAACCGTGCCGAGATTGACGTTCTGGCTGCCGCAGTTGCAGAGCGCCCGTTCGCGCGTGAAGGCCAGCGGAAGCTTGCGTTCGAAGTGACTTCGCTCGTCCATGGCGTCGAGGCCACAGAGAAGGTCATCGCAGCTTCCGCCGCGCTCTTTGGTAACGGGGACCTGTCAGCGTTGGACAAGCAGACCCTTGAAGCGGCTACGTCGGAGCTTCCATCCGCCAGGATCCAGGTGGACGGACTTGGCATCGTGGATCTGCTCGTCGCGTCAGGCTTGTCAGAGAGCAAGTCAGCCGCCCGGAGGACCGTAGGCGAAGGCGGTGCCTACGTGAACAACGAGAAGGTTTCCGATCCGGAGGCTGTGATCTCCGAATCGGAACTGCTCCACGGCCAGTACCTGCTTCTGCGCCGGGGCAAAAAGAACCTGGCGACCGTCGAAGTCCTGGTTCCCTAG
- a CDS encoding HelD family protein: MLDADLAHERDYVAGLYARLEELRDEKRKQLALVRRAGAVGTMQNVSERDAFAALYEDRLAQLDAVDDRLVFGRLDLDSGEAQYIGRIGLTTDDLQRLMVDWRAPEAGHFYQATAFDRQGVRRRRHLILQGREVKAIEDDVLDADMLADNASLQGEGALLAALDSKRTGRMSDIVGTIQSEQDRIIRSPISGAVVVQGGPGTGKTAVALHRAAYLLYTHRDRLKTAGVLLVGPSSSFMKYIERVLPSLGETGVVMASVGRLMPGINAVAEPEADVAAIKGRLDMAGVVANAVANRQRIPAEDRVLEVDGRKLVLTPRQVRRARERARSTGKPHNEARLTFVKILLRELTEQMTELVEAGSIGNNADRSYLAEDVRTARDVRIALNLCWMPMTPEKLISELLSKPAVLEACTPRLTVGERALLLRPVDAPWTEADVPLLDEAAELLGELDPAAGRGLAQQEHDRARDLANAKQTLVNMETAGVDVLVSAEELVDQNQEREARLTAAERATSDRTWAFGHIVVDEAQELSPMQWRLLVRRCPLKSFTIVGDIAQTSSVAGANSWQAALGPMFGDRWQLEELTVNYRTPSQIAEAAARMANAAGLVVSAPKAVREGRWSPIIDRVDSDKVVSRLVEVLPDELEALDGGLLAIIADGHLLPEATAALRAAYGRRIGTGAGSYEQDIVVISPREAKGLEFDGVVVLEPSMMLNHEHGRVGDLYVAMTRPTQRLRLIAAETVPAGIER; the protein is encoded by the coding sequence ATGCTCGACGCCGATTTGGCCCACGAACGGGACTATGTTGCTGGTCTGTATGCGCGGCTTGAAGAGCTACGCGACGAAAAGCGCAAGCAGTTGGCGCTGGTCCGCCGGGCCGGTGCCGTTGGCACCATGCAGAATGTTTCCGAGCGCGATGCGTTCGCTGCGCTTTATGAGGACCGCCTGGCGCAGCTGGATGCGGTTGATGACCGGCTGGTCTTCGGACGCCTTGATCTTGATTCCGGCGAGGCCCAGTACATCGGCCGCATCGGCCTGACCACCGACGACCTGCAGCGGCTCATGGTGGACTGGCGCGCGCCCGAAGCCGGCCACTTCTATCAGGCCACGGCGTTTGATCGGCAGGGCGTCCGCCGCCGCCGGCACCTGATTCTCCAGGGGCGGGAGGTCAAGGCCATCGAGGACGACGTCCTGGATGCGGACATGCTGGCCGACAACGCGTCCTTGCAGGGCGAAGGAGCGCTGCTGGCGGCGCTGGACTCCAAGCGGACGGGCCGGATGTCGGACATCGTCGGCACCATCCAGTCCGAACAGGACCGCATCATCCGGTCCCCCATCTCCGGCGCTGTTGTGGTGCAGGGCGGCCCGGGTACGGGAAAAACTGCCGTTGCGCTGCACCGCGCTGCGTACCTGCTCTACACGCACCGGGACCGGCTCAAGACAGCAGGCGTGCTGCTGGTGGGGCCGTCGTCGTCGTTCATGAAGTACATCGAACGGGTGCTGCCGTCACTCGGCGAGACCGGAGTGGTGATGGCGAGCGTCGGGCGGCTGATGCCCGGCATCAACGCAGTGGCCGAGCCCGAGGCCGACGTCGCAGCCATCAAGGGGCGGCTGGACATGGCAGGCGTGGTGGCCAACGCGGTGGCCAACCGGCAGCGGATCCCCGCAGAGGACCGCGTGCTGGAAGTTGACGGACGCAAGCTCGTGCTGACGCCGCGGCAGGTCCGCCGGGCCCGCGAACGAGCCCGTTCCACAGGCAAGCCGCATAACGAGGCACGCCTGACGTTCGTCAAGATCCTGCTCCGCGAACTCACGGAACAGATGACGGAGCTGGTGGAAGCCGGAAGCATTGGAAACAATGCCGACCGTTCGTACCTGGCAGAAGACGTCCGTACTGCCCGGGACGTGCGGATCGCGCTCAACCTTTGCTGGATGCCCATGACTCCGGAGAAACTGATCAGCGAGCTCCTGAGCAAACCTGCCGTGCTGGAGGCCTGCACGCCGCGCCTCACCGTTGGGGAACGCGCACTGCTTCTGCGTCCTGTGGACGCCCCCTGGACCGAGGCCGACGTCCCGCTCCTTGACGAAGCGGCCGAGCTGCTGGGGGAGCTGGATCCGGCTGCAGGCCGTGGGCTCGCGCAGCAGGAACACGACCGCGCCCGCGACCTCGCCAACGCCAAGCAGACGCTGGTGAACATGGAGACGGCAGGTGTGGACGTGCTGGTGTCCGCCGAGGAGCTGGTGGACCAGAACCAGGAGCGCGAGGCGAGGCTGACGGCTGCCGAGCGCGCAACCAGCGACCGGACCTGGGCCTTCGGCCACATCGTCGTGGATGAGGCGCAGGAGCTGTCGCCGATGCAGTGGCGCCTGCTGGTCCGCCGCTGCCCGCTGAAGTCCTTCACAATCGTCGGTGACATCGCCCAGACCAGCTCCGTGGCAGGTGCAAACTCCTGGCAGGCGGCGCTTGGTCCGATGTTCGGAGACCGCTGGCAGCTGGAGGAGCTGACGGTCAACTACCGGACTCCGTCGCAGATCGCGGAAGCTGCGGCGCGGATGGCCAATGCAGCCGGCCTGGTGGTGTCCGCGCCGAAGGCCGTCCGTGAGGGGCGCTGGTCGCCCATCATCGACAGGGTTGATTCGGACAAGGTGGTCAGCCGGCTGGTGGAGGTTCTGCCCGATGAACTGGAAGCGCTCGACGGCGGCCTGCTGGCGATCATCGCCGACGGTCACCTGCTCCCGGAGGCAACGGCAGCCCTGCGCGCCGCCTACGGCCGGCGCATCGGCACGGGCGCCGGAAGCTATGAACAGGACATCGTGGTCATCAGCCCACGCGAGGCCAAGGGCCTGGAGTTCGACGGCGTGGTGGTGCTGGAACCGTCCATGATGCTCAACCACGAGCACGGCCGGGTAGGGGATCTCTACGTCGCCATGACCCGTCCCACGCAGCGACTCCGGCTCATCGCGGCAGAGACGGTACCGGCGGGCATCGAGCGCTGA